In the genome of Parasteatoda tepidariorum isolate YZ-2023 chromosome 10, CAS_Ptep_4.0, whole genome shotgun sequence, the window TTGAGTactatactaaaaattttaatattttttagagctattgtctcaattaattttagatgatatttttagttgaatcaGGTGCAGAAATGTACttcctttgaataaacatactttttgttGATAAATCTGGATTCATGATCTTCAACATAAAGTTCCAATAGTTAATGCAGAATAGTTGGAAGCTTgtatcccttaatgttaattaagaaagtcaaatttagaaacatgacttttttgatatttcattgCCCAGAAACTATGAagtcaattttgcattttgacctttaaaacgatataaaaataaaaataaataaacaatttctaaaataaataagacataagtatgaatttttttttaatattaaatgacattcataaaataaaaatattttgcgtagaattataaacaaatttcattattgtgtttagatatttttcaaataattacagaaatttcaataaatatacaaaagtaATAGTAACACTGAGGGGTTCAGACTTGTTATTAGagcatattttccagattacagCTAAGCTACATTGAAGGTCAAGAAtctaaatctgtaaaaaaatgtaaaaaagaaagtatgtttttctatctgattttaaagtgaaaatgttGTCTCCACAAACCAATTAGCATAGTTAAGGTCATTGCAATAGTctgttcattaaataaaaagttattaaggtgttccattttttattttgtacactgatcttaaaaatgtactttctctaaataaactttttttcttcttccctttatggttaaaacattaatatttagtaaGACCGccaaattttggtaaaatcaaaataaaataaattcattcttcataacatacttattgaaaattttataaatctatcGCTTAGCTGATTAACTTTTGTTTCTGATGTGTTGTGTAACTATATACCTGTGGGGAGAGAAGTAttagaccatgtcaaccgtcatctatgaaaaggtaccccggcatagagtcgagttaacatgtcttatatactagtgaattgtagttgcaatttttgtagtggtagatacgctacagtactcccccactaGAATTATacctgtgatagaattcgatgaacgaataccactagttgattcattgctgttttgtgagaagccgggagagctgtactATGATCACCGTATTtcttttgagtgctgaatgtgagaggtgtattaacttcacggtcgtagtcgctcctcTATTGCCGTTAGCAGTCGAGTAATCACAAGAATGCAAGCCGACGTTGTGCGTGATCGAGACGAGACGAGACTGAgagcaacagtgcgaggaggtggataatgtcccagtcacaagtagcaagtcaactgttcaatgtgggtATCCAtcaaagtaggcgtgttcatatcaAAGTGGGCGTTGCTGCctaggtaggcgtgttcacatcatgtcggaaggtcaccaatgtggggagaggagtattagaccatgtcaaccgtcatctatgaaaaggtaccccggcatagagtcgagttaacatgtcttatatactagtgaattgtagttgcaatttttgtagtggtagatacgctacatacctttcttttcaaaatttattaacaagatgaaatatttcatgacAGCACTCTTAACTTATAGTCTGCCCACTGTAAGAAGAGATcatgtaatataattaaaatagaggTTAAGTAGAATTCTTGATTCATTTCATAGTTCATTTCTTGATTATTGTTGCAAAATAGCAACAATGATCAAGATGCAACAACAATCAATTTGTAATGATGTAAAAGTACTTCTATATATAGATagatgatatattaaatataagtatttgtattattaatgtataatagAATGTCTAGTTTCTAATGTTCTAATTTATAATAGAATgtctagtttaaaatttgtcttgCAGAAACTAGACAGGAATGTCTAATTTCTGTAAgacaaattttaagaatgaaataagtTCCGAGCCTTTATCTTTTTGCTAAGTTCCGAgtctttatctttttcttttcctggGAACTTGGGCCTTTTATCAGTGGAATCCAAAGAGCGTGGAAAGTTTTAAAGAAGCTTAtggtcaggggtctgtccagacattttgtgaaaggtccggtttttgtgaaattactcacattctttcaaccagggtcttgcttttatgaatttgtgcaaatagggtccggttattgcaaaaaactttttcagggggtttttaaattgtaaatagatacaagattatactgagcactgtaaaattataattaaaaaatttaaattttcaaaaataaagggCAATTgatgcttctaaattagagatacgacaaatatttggtatttagcctatactgctgaaagcagaatattcatttcagacgaataatggaagaagcgtctgccgaagacaaaacttaattcgttcgcatccatctttcttgttttctgccatgggaagggtttattcaattagcaaaacaataatgaagattatcaaatttttgaagggtccgattaaaagaaaaatcattttgtgaagggtccgtttttaagttaaaatattttgtgaatggtCCTTTAAtgaacccaaatttcttctaaacagacccctgatggTGATCAAGAAAAACACTTTGTAAGATGATTCTTCATCACAATAATGTTTCCTCATTCAGTGAGTGGAATCTGCACTTTCTTTTTacacttaatattttctctctAACTCATATTTCCCATTTTTAGGAATATATCTGCTAATGATCCCAAAAAACTAAGATCTGCTGTGAGCTCATTTATGGATTTCCTCATATTAGTAATCAACaccattgaaaaatttggccTCTCTCCTTCTTAGCTCTTAAGGTtgttatactgtaaaaaatgtgtaaataaatcatgattttaatttattctcatgaatatttttttattaagtttttccattttacagtaatgttattataaatttaacttttaaatcataagATTGGCTTTAAATCtgattgattaaattaatttggttattaattattatgcatgaaaattttttcactgcGTTACATTTtctgtatgttttattttaccaattattgtataaatattttttttgcccCTTTACACAACTTTTTTGCATAACtttatatgatttaatgatataaaaataatttaaagttattaactgTATAACTTCTAATTAAGAGCATGTGTTTTAAACTCCATTTATGctgcaatattttaaagtaaaaataacttatataagttttctttaaaaattgagtttaatctgttatttaatattaaaataaatgctgaaatatagaactaaagatgaaaaaaaaaattatcaattattattattaaaggaaattaaatttatgatgctATAACCAGTATGCCTTGTTTTCATACTAATTCTTCACTTTTATCTCTATTGTactatattaaactattttccaaaatataactTCCTCTCTTCAGAAGCTTTACcttctttaagtaaaaattagatCTATTATACTAAAGTGctctactgatttttttttgtttctttttttttagttctttaccAACTTGTTTTTGCATCAGACATATTTTAtaacactttatatttttacttaaaaagggTTATAAAACCTGAGCtcttcaaaaagatttttctattttgctttCTCTAAAAGAGTACTGtgtctaaaataatatatgttaaCATGTCTTTCTGAATTATAGCTCTTGGAgagtttaaaatcatcattttaaGCTATAGTGACTATTACTAGGTCATGGGCCACATTGTTCATGCAATGTACAAACTCCAATTGTACTTTTTAGAAAACCATACCTTTCAATTTCGTCACACCTAGACCTCTATTAACTGTTCAGcccatttttataacattttcaacaattatcattaaggttttcttcaattttttctaaaacatttaatttgctACTCTTGCTGTcgttaaattttcagaaaagtttaaagcagtcctatctataaaaataattcataatcataaattctATATCTTGAGTTGTAAttagcttttctttttatcaaccaaaatttctaaatctttttCATCTTCAACTATAgaaccaaaattatttaaactttaatattttcgcaaatttctgaaaactttttgtttatgcattttttgtttcCATATAATTTCCCTTCAATATTGTATTTTagaatacagtaatttttacacttagatgcttttgcaaatttttaaaaagaattaaccTCCATAATACTatctgtttatattttaaccaaTAATAATGGAGAATTATGGTAAAGAGTATAGTTCAAAAgacagtaaaattttactgtcaTTGCAGTGAATTGTTccaattgtttaaattgaaaagaaattcaattgcaatttagaattgaaatacttttatttaacttctttggcattttttgtaaaagcatagaaatattaaaataatacgataaatgtattaaacatattttcagatttgatGCACTTAAGAATTGTAAATAAAGTGGTGGCAATATaagtattacaaaatatttatctaaggTACAAACAAAATTCCTATTGTTAGAGTCttgaattttttgtcaaatatcttgaaaatgtgCAAGATGCTCATTTCACGAAATACTGTaaactctttattattattattttataaaaaaattaaacatacaatttttgtaacttctttaaaattatattaatttttggtgtagtttttgaaaatttataaatataatttctataaaactttattttttaaatacatttttacataaaaatctattttttttaattaatttattgtgaaaatacagaacaaaaagtttttgaatcaGAAGAAAACcaatcaaacaaacaaaaaaaatttttattaatggcgAAGAATAATCTTTTACATTATTCTTATAACATGTGTGTGAATATTTTATggatctttttataaaatgtatattttgtaatacCTATGTTGCCAGTAATTTGTTTATAACCTTATAAGAATACACACACTTCAACTGTTTACTTTTCAacattcttattttgttttcgtaATAGCTTCACCCCGACattgtttttatgtaaatgaaaattagatcaaaatgatatgaaagaataaaagtacaaaacttggatcaatcataaaaagttttgaaaaattagtttaaacaacaaattatttttaaaaacctacaAATTGGATGCCCCGAAAATAAATGGCCATCAATTTGaattaaaggaaaacaaaaggAGGTGTTGTAATAAGGAAAGCAATacattttttctgacaaaattccAAAGTGTATCAACAGATGGCACTGCTGAAGTCAAACTATTTCATCTGAAATATAAGCTCAGACTTCTGAATGTTCGTATTGTTGTGAATGGtcactgttaaaaatgtatttaattttccttagtCAGTAGAGTGACAtctgttgttaaaaaaagttgtttctaattttgaaacttggtaagaataaataactttttctaaacAGAATGCAGCAAACTGTTAATTTTCATCTCTTTTGTTGCTGCTTTAATTGATTTTTNATATGGAGACACGTGAACGACCGTCATCTTGTTCGACAATTGGCGGGTAATTTAGAGCGGTCATTCAGTTTTGCTATAATGTTGAATAGGCATGTTCACGTGTAATTTTTCCCTATGCTATAACGtttggcatttttaaataaattttattatttcaattttcgaaTTATAACTTCGACagtactaataattttaatttcattttttagaaattacccttctgcattttaattaaagcatagttattattttttaatatgaagtcAATGCCGAGCAAAagattaagcttttaaaaactgtattcaccaagtattttataaattatttataatcaacttaataaatttgtaatccGATAATTGAAAATCAAGAATATGCCTACTTCCTCCCCCccggacatttttatttatgtctttcCTTTTCCTTCAATACAGCcgtgatttatttatatatctaaggataatttcattgaaagagctggtaagtaattttacaataagtttgaactttatttttataaaagaaaatacttagtttacgtttttattaataatattaagtgcTTAATTAGTTCAATTAACTcgagatttgttttttaaatctatttccttttttagaaaaacttcaCCAATTTAGAGTAATATGTaacaagaatttatttaaaaaattataattacttctttaatgtttaattacaataattttttgtcagaaCAGTGTTGCATGAGTTAGaataaaggttttgttttaaacgtattttgctaatcaataatttattaactttaaaagaaatactaaaaaacttttttttgaaatatactcatttaaaagattgttcttttcctaaattaaaactaagtctctttgtttttatatttgcttaGTTTCCAGTTCAAACAAAGGGAAAGGATCAGGTTTGTTTCTTTCATAATTCAAACAACTCCTACATCATGAAGCCCATCCCACTCCAGACGATTTGTGAAAACGTCATTTTTGCCGTTCTTGGCCACGCCCCCTCAAAAAACTCCCCGCAGGCACTCGTAGGGATCTCGCCAAATTTTGGCGCCAATTTTGGCgtagatcacgatacggaaatcatCCCTTAATTCGCAGTTAAGAAGAGTTTTGTTTCATATGTCTTGCttattttatgaagtatttatgtaacattaaaaagttttctttgttgCCGTTTTTAAAATTCCCAGTTGAGAGCAATGTTGCTTCAACATTCTGCttgtgatttgaaatattcaaaatgttcgtttatgtttttataaataaatctcattGTAAGTTCGTttagtttcacaaattttattttgttttaaattacagttttgttGCTATGATGTTTATGAAATCTTTAATTTAGGGGAGGTTTTGAAAGTCATTGTATTAACATAGTTATGCTCATATATTTGCGTCATTTGTATTGCATTTAGAGAAATAATGTAGGTGATACCTATTGTCTTTTTTTCTAGATATTATACCTAAGGTTAATGGCATAATTTAAAGCAATCTTCATAGTTATGTTTATGATGGAAATCTTTGATTCTTACCTTTTATTAATCGATCATACTTTTAAGTATTGCTTAGGTATACTTTTAAGCACTAagttcattgttttttattttgacttataaTAGATGTTTAAaaagctatatatatttttaaaaaaaccttgcCCGaatatgtttactttatttttaaattttactttattttaattatttactttaatacttGAGCCAACCCACTTGTGTATGGGTCAGGAAACTAgtcttgcatcagaaaggttcggGGTTCGAATCCAGGGTAAGGCGTGGAAGTTCTTTCATTCTCTCTGCTATCTGTCTTTATTGTTGGAGCAACCTTAGCCCACtaaatatggtgcccctgaaaaagTGGCctacaaatctgcccttcagatgcctgtattgACGTTAGGTCATTCTCCAGAtaggcattggaaaaaaaaactttaatacttatatttactttaattttaaatatcatgatatctttatattttttgactaagtgtacatacattaatttttcttttgaaaaaaaagtttatctgtaaataaataatttgctgcATTAGTCAAATGCCccaaattcattttaacatttttatcataGATTGTAGTGGCTCTTTTACTTTATACATTGAGTTTGtctttatattttgcattttaattaataccaaatacatatttaatattttaaaataatttttatgctttctaACATtctatttgatcaaaattttgttaaacgcAAAAGagatgtttaattattttatgagtataTGTGAGATTGACTTTTTGTTCTAATGTTCATactaatgcttaaaaatatgaattaattatgaGATTCAATTtgctattgaatatatattaaaaaattttatatctttgaaaatatgatatttctGATCTTAGTTAATGTTAAagatttctattattattttcatgattaaTAATGCTGGTCCATGATCATAATCTTCTAATTGTGAGATGTTTCTCATAAATATAATGTCAATCTTAATCAAagtaaacattttcaattaatattgaatttattgagttaTACGTAACAAAAACTGTAGTTGTAGAATCAGTTCTgtgtgaaagtttttttttattttcgacaagctcaaaatctatttgttactattcattttaatgatattaaatagtttcaatttaattttttttctcttttgaaaaatgttataggtttaatataattttctcttagaCTTAGTATTGCATTATTCTTTAACTGCTAATAGTCATATGGAAATCCCATTTGCAACAAATAAAGATGCAGTAATAGCTTACAACAGTTTGAGAATTGACAAGGAACCATTACGAGGCAATGTTATCAAAGAACTAGAAGTGCAAGATAAGTTATTAATTGTGTAAGTATATatgttttgttgatatttttatttgtaaaataaaaatctgacatttttgaagctttgtaattaaaatgaagaagaaaaaaaatattaatgagaaaaaatttatgaattaaaataaatttatcattgtgTATAATATTAGATATGGCACGGTGTAAGATATAATTAACATAAACAAGTGATTATTCAGTACTATActggaaattttaatattttttggagcTAAACTTAATTGTCTTAATTAATTtgagatgatattttaagttgaatcaGGTGCAGaaatgtactttctttgaataaacatgcattttgttGATAGATCTGGATTCATGACCTTCAACAAAAGGTTCCAATAGTTTATGCAGAATAGGTCGAAGTtcggatcccttaatgttaattaagaaatacaaatttagaaatgtgactttttttatgtttcattgcCAGAAACTATAAGtcaattttgacatttaaaataacatactttaaaacaatgtaaaaatgcatgccttataataaaaattttttttactatttctaaaataaataagacttaagtatgaaaaaaacttttttatgtagaatgatattcataaaataaaaatattgtgtgtagaattataaacaaatttcattattacaGTCGAACTccgctatagtgaaccgtcTGCGGACTCAGTAATGTGTCCACTATAACcgatggttcactatatccaaattttttgaagaatattttttgcataagacagttgaatgattgaaaattggctttgcaattttgcataagttatttaaaaaattattaactaattaacagataataaagcaaaaattgatggaaaaaagcacaacaaagattttatttctcacACTGCATCACAACCGCTTTCTTAATACAGATATAAACATTATtctaatagtaaaataaaaatgtttcacttCCTCTTTCTCGAGAAACTTCTATTCCTTTATCCCCCCTttgcttgattttcttttaatatcaatGGTGttctccaaataaataaaaaagaataagaaaataaaagaaataatagagGCTGAATTGAAAgtgaaatctaaatttattaaattaaaacatttaagataaaataatttatgttactcaataatgttactttaaacctcaataataacttatttttagacTTGTTTAAAGCATATATagtagcaattttaaaaattaatgcctaattcataaaaatttaatgaatgaacatttattttcgttttaacttttataaaaataaaatgtatatatgaaTTTAAACCTTACTTGAtcttcaactaaaaataaaaattaatattaatagaaaagtgctttgaaataattattattctatatcAAGGTAGAGAATTTCTGATCGCTACCAGGCTACTAAAAAACTTGAATGGTTTAANAAGTTCTAAGCTGTTCACTATAagcgttaaaaataacattatttaaataggaaTACGGACGGGACCGCTAAAAAAGTTCACTACATCCGAGTGTTCACTATATCccaggttcactatagcggggttcgactgtattatgtttacataatttttaaataattacagaaatatgacaaaatatacaaaaggtAGTAGTAACAAAGGTAATagtaatcatatttattattaaaccaaaTTTTCCAGATTACAGCTAGGCTACATTGaaggtcaaaaatccaaatctgtataaaaaaataaaaaaaacatgttcatTTAGAGAAAGTGCATTTTTCTATCTGATTTTTAAGTGAAAGTGTTGTCTCCACAAACCAATTTGCATAGTTAAGGTCGATGCAATAATctgttcattaaataaaaagttattaaggtgcattaatcttaaaaatgtacttttttttccttctcctgTTGatggttaaaatattaatgtttagaaAGACTGctgaatttcagaaaaattgagataaaatgAATTCATTCTTCATTACATGAACTATTAAGAAatgcaaatattcaaaaaaaatttcttttctacttattgaaaatttataaatctatcaCTTAGCTgactaatttttgtttctgatgTGTTGTGTAATTATATAcctttcttttcataatttattaacaaaatgaaatatttcatgacACCACTCTTAACTTATAGTCTGCCACTGTAAGAAGAGACcatgtaatataattaaaatagggGTTAGGTAGAAACACGCTCAATTCATTCTTTATTATTGTTGCAAAATAGCAACATTTTGTAATGATGTAAAAGTGCTTTTCTACTTAgatagataatatttaaaatatagatatttatattattaatttataatagtaaacAGGAATGTTTAAtaactgtaagaaaaatttcaagaattaaataAGTTCCTAATCTTTATGTTTTTGAATCGAATTCCTGGGAACTTTGTGGCTCTTAATCAGTGGAATGCAAGGGGGGGGGTGAAGGATTTAAAGAAGGGTGATCAAGAAAACACTTTGTTTCTAAGATGATTCTTCATCACAATAATGTCTCCCTATACAGTCAGTGGAATATGCACTTTCTTTTCGCacttaatattttctctctAACTCATATTTCTCATTTGTAGGAATATATCTGCTAATGATCCCAAAAAACTAAGATCTGCTGTGAGTTCATTTATGGATTTCCTCATATTAGTAATCAACaccattgaaaaatttggtCTCTCTCCATCTTAGCTCTTAAGGTGGTTATGctgtaaaaaatgtgtaaataaatcatgattttaatttattctcatgaatatttttttattaagtttttccattttacagtaatgttattataaatttaacttttaaatcataagATTGGCTTTAAATCtgattgattaaattaatttggttattaattattatgcatgaaaattttttcactgcGTTACATTTtctgtatgttttattttaccaattattgtataaatattttttttgcccCTTTACACAACTTTTTTGCATAACtttatatgatttaatgatataaaaataatttaaagttattaactgTATAACTTCTAATTAAGAGCATGTGTTTTAAACTCCATTTATGctgcaatattttaaagtaaaaataacttatataagttttctttaaaaattgagtttaatctgttatttaatattaaaataaatgctaaaatatagaactaaagatgaaaataaaaattatcatttattattatttaaggaaattaaatttatgatgctATAACCAGTATGCATTGTTTTCATACTAGTTCTTCACTTTCATCTCTGTTGTACcatatgaaactatttttagcaattttccGAAATATAACTTCTCTTCAGAAGCTTTACcttctttaagtaaaaattagatCTATTATACTGAAGTGCTCTATTGATTTTTTCTattcttgtttctttttttagttcttttccCACTTTTTTTTGCATCAGACATACTTTATTATAACACTTtatatttgtacttaaaaaagGGTTATAAAACCTGAGCTcttcagaaagatttttctattttgctttCTCTAAAAGAGTACTGtgtctaaaataatatatgttaaCATGTCTTTCTGAATTATAGCTCTTG includes:
- the LOC122270410 gene encoding EKC/KEOPS complex subunit Lage3 isoform X2, with amino-acid sequence MFVYVFINKSHYLVLHYSLTANSHMEIPFATNKDAVIAYNSLRIDKEPLRGNVIKELEVQDKLLIVNISANDPKKLRSAVSSFMDFLILVINTIEKFGLSPS
- the LOC122270410 gene encoding EKC/KEOPS complex subunit Lage3 isoform X1, coding for MGQETSLASERFGVRIQDLVLHYSLTANSHMEIPFATNKDAVIAYNSLRIDKEPLRGNVIKELEVQDKLLIVNISANDPKKLRSAVSSFMDFLILVINTIEKFGLSPS